The following coding sequences lie in one Streptomyces venezuelae genomic window:
- a CDS encoding sugar phosphate nucleotidyltransferase, with the protein MIGLVLAAGAGRRLRPYTDTLPKALVPVDGETTILDLTLGNFAEIGLTEVAIIVGYKKEAVYDRKADLEAKYGLKLTLIDNDKAEEWNNAYSLWCGRDAIKHDVILANGDTVHPVSVEKTLLAARGNGQKIILALDTVKQLADEEMKVIVDDAKGVQKITKLMDPATATGEYIGVTLIEGSAADELADALKTTFERDPDLYYEDGYQELVNRGFKVDVAPIGDVKWVEIDNHDDLAKGREIACQY; encoded by the coding sequence ATGATCGGCCTCGTCCTTGCGGCAGGCGCCGGACGGCGTCTGCGTCCCTACACGGACACCCTGCCCAAGGCCCTGGTGCCCGTCGATGGTGAGACCACCATCCTCGACCTGACGCTCGGCAACTTCGCCGAGATCGGTCTCACCGAGGTCGCGATCATCGTCGGCTACAAGAAGGAAGCCGTCTACGACCGCAAGGCGGACCTGGAGGCGAAGTACGGCCTCAAGCTGACGCTCATCGACAACGACAAGGCCGAGGAGTGGAACAACGCCTACTCCCTGTGGTGCGGGCGTGACGCCATCAAGCACGACGTGATCCTCGCCAACGGCGACACCGTGCACCCGGTCTCCGTCGAGAAGACGCTGCTCGCCGCCCGCGGCAACGGCCAGAAGATCATCCTCGCCCTCGACACGGTGAAGCAGCTCGCCGACGAGGAGATGAAGGTCATCGTGGACGACGCCAAGGGTGTCCAGAAGATCACCAAGCTGATGGACCCGGCGACGGCCACCGGTGAGTACATCGGCGTCACCCTCATCGAGGGCTCCGCCGCCGACGAGCTCGCCGACGCCCTGAAGACCACCTTCGAGCGCGACCCCGACCTCTACTACGAGGACGGCTACCAGGAGCTCGTCAACCGCGGCTTCAAGGTCGACGTGGCCCCGATCGGCGACGTCAAGTGGGTCGAGATCGACAACCACGACGACCTCGCCAAGGGCCGGGAGATCGCGTGCCAGTACTGA
- a CDS encoding iron-containing alcohol dehydrogenase family protein: MPVLTRLIPSPVVVDIRPGALDDLAGVLADQRICSSTGKLAIAISGGSGAVLRERLMPSLGGAEWFEVGGGTLDDAIKLGEDIRKSGRYDAVVGLGGGKIIDCAKFAAARVGLPLVAVATNLSHDGLCSPVATLDNDAGRGSYGVPNPIAVVIDLDVIREAPVRFVRSGIGDALSNISAIRDWELAARERGEDIDGLAAAMARQAGEAVLRHPGGVGDDGFLQVLAEGLVLTGIAMSISGDSRPASGACHEINHAFDLLFPKRAASHGEQCGLGAAFAMHLRGAHEESAFMAQVLRRHGLPVLPEEIGFSVDEFVKVVEFAPQTRPGRYTILEHLDLSTDQIRDAYADYAKAIGS; this comes from the coding sequence GTGCCAGTACTGACGAGGCTCATCCCCTCGCCGGTCGTCGTCGACATCCGGCCGGGGGCGCTCGACGACCTGGCCGGTGTCCTCGCCGACCAGCGGATCTGCTCGTCGACCGGCAAGCTCGCCATCGCCATCAGCGGCGGCTCGGGCGCGGTGCTCCGCGAGCGGCTGATGCCCTCGCTGGGCGGCGCGGAGTGGTTCGAGGTCGGTGGCGGCACGCTCGACGACGCCATCAAGCTCGGCGAGGACATCCGCAAGTCCGGCCGGTACGACGCGGTCGTCGGCCTCGGCGGCGGCAAGATCATCGACTGCGCCAAGTTCGCCGCGGCGCGCGTGGGTCTGCCGCTGGTCGCCGTCGCGACGAACCTGTCGCACGACGGTCTCTGCTCGCCGGTCGCGACGCTCGACAACGACGCGGGCCGCGGCTCGTACGGCGTGCCGAACCCCATCGCGGTCGTCATCGACCTCGACGTGATCCGTGAGGCACCCGTCCGCTTCGTCCGCTCCGGCATCGGCGACGCGCTGTCCAACATCTCCGCCATCCGGGACTGGGAGCTCGCCGCCCGCGAGCGCGGCGAGGACATCGACGGCCTCGCGGCCGCCATGGCCCGCCAGGCCGGCGAGGCCGTGCTCCGCCACCCCGGCGGCGTCGGCGACGACGGCTTCCTCCAGGTCCTGGCCGAGGGACTGGTCCTCACCGGCATCGCCATGTCGATCTCGGGCGACTCCCGCCCGGCGTCCGGCGCCTGCCACGAGATCAACCACGCCTTCGACCTGCTCTTCCCCAAGCGCGCCGCCAGCCACGGCGAGCAGTGCGGCCTGGGCGCGGCCTTCGCGATGCACCTGCGCGGTGCCCACGAGGAGTCGGCGTTCATGGCCCAGGTGCTGCGCCGCCACGGCCTGCCCGTGCTGCCGGAGGAGATCGGTTTCTCCGTGGACGAGTTCGTGAAGGTCGTGGAGTTCGCTCCGCAGACCCGCCCGGGCCGCTACACGATCCTCGAACACCTCGACCTGTCCACCGACCAGATCAGGGACGCATACGCCGACTATGCAAAAGCCATCGGTAGCTGA
- a CDS encoding CDP-alcohol phosphatidyltransferase family protein codes for MQKPSVAELRPVVHPPGVKDRRSGEHWAGRLYMREVSLRIDRHLVNTRVTPNQLTYVMTVAGALAAPALLVPGITGAVLGVVAVQLYLLLDCVDGEIARWKKQYSMAGVYLDRVAAYLCDAAVLVGFGLRAADIWGSGRIDWLWAFLGTLAALGAILIKAETDLVGVARHQTGKEPVKESAAEPRSSGMALARRAAAALKFHRLILGVEASLLILVIAFVDQARGDLFFSRLGVAVLAGIAMLQTLLHLVSILVSSRLK; via the coding sequence ATGCAAAAGCCATCGGTAGCTGAGCTCCGCCCGGTTGTTCACCCCCCGGGGGTGAAGGACCGGCGCAGCGGCGAACACTGGGCCGGCCGGCTCTACATGCGCGAGGTCTCCCTGCGCATCGACCGGCACCTGGTGAACACGCGGGTCACGCCCAACCAGCTGACCTACGTGATGACCGTCGCCGGCGCCCTCGCCGCCCCGGCCCTGCTGGTGCCCGGCATCACGGGCGCCGTCCTCGGCGTGGTCGCGGTCCAGCTCTACCTGCTGCTCGACTGCGTGGACGGCGAGATCGCCCGCTGGAAGAAGCAGTACTCGATGGCCGGGGTCTACCTGGACCGGGTCGCCGCCTACCTGTGCGACGCCGCGGTCCTGGTCGGCTTCGGTCTGCGCGCCGCCGACATATGGGGCTCGGGACGCATCGACTGGCTGTGGGCCTTCCTCGGCACCCTGGCCGCGCTCGGCGCGATCCTGATCAAGGCCGAGACCGACCTCGTCGGCGTGGCCCGTCACCAGACGGGCAAGGAGCCGGTCAAGGAGTCGGCGGCCGAGCCGCGCTCCTCCGGCATGGCGCTGGCCCGCAGGGCCGCCGCCGCGCTGAAGTTCCACCGGCTCATCCTCGGGGTCGAGGCGTCCCTGCTGATCCTCGTCATCGCGTTCGTCGACCAGGCGCGCGGCGACCTGTTCTTCTCGCGCCTCGGCGTGGCGGTGCTCGCGGGCATCGCGATGCTGCAGACCCTGCTCCACCTCGTGTCCATCCTCGTATCGAGCAGGTTGAAGTGA
- a CDS encoding glycosyltransferase family 2 protein has product MKVGAVIITMGNRPQELRALLDSVAKQEGDPVEVVVVGNGAPVPEVPAGVRTVELPENLGIPGGRNVGIEAFGPGGTDVDILLFLDDDGLLATLDTARLCREAFAADPELGIISFRIADPDTGETQRRHVPRLRASDPMRSSRVTTFLGGANAVRTKVLAEVGGLPGEFFYAHEETDLAWRALDAGWMIDYRSDMVLFHPTTAPSRHAVYHRMVARNRVWLARRNLPAPLVPVYLGVWMLLTLARRPSGPALKAWFGGFKEGWTTPCGPRRPMKWRTVWRLTRLGRPPVI; this is encoded by the coding sequence CTGAAGGTCGGCGCCGTCATCATCACGATGGGCAACCGGCCGCAGGAGCTGCGCGCCCTCCTCGACTCGGTCGCCAAGCAGGAGGGCGACCCGGTCGAGGTGGTCGTGGTCGGCAACGGCGCCCCCGTGCCCGAGGTCCCCGCGGGCGTGCGCACCGTCGAACTGCCTGAGAACCTCGGCATCCCCGGTGGCCGCAACGTCGGCATCGAGGCCTTCGGGCCCGGCGGCACCGACGTCGACATCCTGCTCTTCCTGGACGACGACGGCCTGCTCGCCACCCTGGACACGGCGCGGCTCTGCCGCGAGGCGTTCGCCGCCGACCCGGAGCTCGGCATCATCAGCTTCCGCATCGCGGACCCGGACACGGGGGAGACCCAGCGGCGCCACGTGCCGCGGCTGCGGGCCTCCGACCCGATGCGCTCCTCGCGCGTGACGACCTTCCTCGGCGGCGCCAACGCCGTCCGCACGAAGGTCCTCGCCGAGGTCGGCGGGCTGCCCGGCGAGTTCTTCTACGCCCACGAGGAGACCGACCTCGCCTGGCGCGCGCTCGACGCGGGCTGGATGATCGACTACCGCTCCGACATGGTCCTGTTCCACCCCACGACGGCCCCCTCGCGGCACGCGGTCTACCACCGGATGGTGGCCCGCAACCGCGTCTGGCTGGCCCGTCGCAACCTCCCCGCGCCGCTGGTCCCGGTCTACCTCGGTGTCTGGATGCTCCTCACCCTCGCCCGACGCCCCTCGGGCCCGGCCCTGAAGGCCTGGTTCGGCGGCTTCAAGGAGGGCTGGACCACGCCCTGCGGGCCTCGCAGGCCCATGAAGTGGCGTACGGTGTGGCGGCTGACCCGACTGGGCCGACCTCCCGTCATCTGA
- a CDS encoding ABC transporter permease, producing MSETTHDGGVAVTASPSTPSPDDGLSRAELAAKYGLTVSGARPGLFEYVRQLWGRRHFILAFSQAKLTAQYSQAKLGQLWQVATPLLNAAVYFFIFGLLLGAREGIPHEIYVPFLVTGVFVFTFTQSSVMAGVRAISGNLGLVRALHFPRASLPISFALQQLQQLLFSMIVLVVIMCAFGIFPALSWLLVLPALVLQFVFNMGLALIFARMGSKTPDLAQLMPFVMRTWMYASGVMFSIPAMLATKKDVPAWVGDVLQWNPASIYMDLIRFAMIDKYDSSYLPPHVWAFAVGWAVVIGAVGFVYFWKAEERYGRG from the coding sequence GTGAGTGAGACAACGCATGACGGCGGAGTCGCGGTGACAGCATCACCGTCGACTCCGTCGCCCGATGACGGGCTCTCCCGGGCCGAACTCGCCGCCAAGTACGGTCTGACCGTCAGCGGCGCCCGCCCCGGACTTTTCGAGTACGTCCGCCAGCTCTGGGGACGGCGCCACTTCATCCTTGCCTTCTCCCAGGCGAAGCTGACCGCCCAGTACAGCCAGGCCAAGCTCGGCCAGCTGTGGCAGGTGGCGACGCCGCTGCTGAACGCGGCGGTCTACTTCTTCATCTTCGGGCTGCTGCTCGGCGCCCGTGAGGGCATCCCGCACGAGATCTACGTGCCGTTCCTGGTGACGGGTGTCTTCGTCTTCACGTTCACGCAGAGCTCGGTCATGGCGGGCGTGCGGGCGATCTCCGGCAACCTCGGCCTGGTCAGGGCCCTGCACTTCCCGCGGGCCTCGCTGCCGATCTCCTTCGCGCTGCAGCAGCTCCAGCAGCTGCTCTTCTCGATGATCGTGCTCGTCGTGATCATGTGCGCGTTCGGGATCTTCCCCGCCCTGTCCTGGCTGCTCGTCCTGCCCGCGCTGGTCCTGCAGTTCGTCTTCAACATGGGCCTGGCGCTGATCTTCGCCCGGATGGGCAGCAAGACGCCCGACCTGGCGCAGCTCATGCCGTTCGTGATGCGGACCTGGATGTACGCCTCGGGCGTCATGTTCAGCATCCCCGCGATGCTCGCGACCAAGAAGGACGTGCCCGCCTGGGTCGGGGACGTGCTCCAGTGGAATCCGGCCTCCATCTACATGGACCTGATCCGCTTCGCCATGATCGACAAGTACGACTCCTCGTACCTGCCCCCGCACGTGTGGGCCTTCGCGGTCGGCTGGGCCGTGGTGATCGGCGCGGTCGGGTTCGTGTACTTCTGGAAGGCTGAGGAGCGGTACGGCCGTGGCTGA
- a CDS encoding ABC transporter ATP-binding protein, whose protein sequence is MADDKTPEKGDANAGKGHIPTVIADELHIVYRVNGAKTGKGSATSALSRILRRGEERGVRKVHAVRGVSFTAYRGEAIGLIGSNGSGKSTLLRAIAGLLPAERGKVYTDGQPSLLGVNAALMNDLTGERNVILGGLAMGMSREQIRERYQEIVDFSGINEKGDFITLPMRTYSSGMAARLRFSIAAAKDHDVLMIDEALATGDRKFQKRSEARIRELRKEAGTVFLVSHNNKSIRDTCDRVLWLERGELRMDGPTDEVIKEYEKFTGK, encoded by the coding sequence GTGGCTGACGACAAGACCCCCGAGAAGGGCGACGCGAACGCCGGCAAGGGGCACATCCCCACCGTCATCGCCGACGAGCTGCACATCGTCTACCGCGTCAACGGCGCGAAGACGGGCAAGGGCAGCGCCACCTCCGCCCTGAGCCGCATCCTCAGGCGCGGCGAGGAGCGCGGGGTGCGCAAGGTGCACGCCGTGCGCGGCGTCAGCTTCACCGCCTACCGCGGCGAGGCCATCGGCCTCATCGGCTCCAACGGCTCCGGCAAGTCGACCCTGCTCCGCGCCATCGCGGGCCTGCTCCCCGCTGAGCGGGGCAAGGTCTACACCGACGGCCAGCCCTCGCTGCTCGGCGTCAACGCGGCCCTGATGAACGACCTGACGGGTGAGCGCAACGTCATACTCGGCGGGCTCGCGATGGGCATGTCCCGCGAGCAGATCCGGGAGCGCTACCAGGAGATCGTCGACTTCTCGGGCATCAACGAGAAGGGCGACTTCATCACCCTTCCGATGCGCACCTACTCCTCCGGCATGGCGGCCCGTCTCCGCTTCTCCATCGCGGCGGCCAAGGACCACGACGTCCTGATGATCGACGAGGCCCTGGCCACCGGTGACCGCAAGTTCCAGAAGCGCTCCGAGGCCCGCATCCGCGAGCTCCGCAAGGAGGCCGGCACGGTCTTCCTGGTCAGCCACAACAACAAGTCGATCCGCGACACGTGCGACCGCGTGCTGTGGCTGGAACGCGGCGAGCTGCGCATGGACGGGCCGACCGACGAGGTCATAAAGGAGTACGAGAAGTTCACGGGCAAGTAG
- the hpnC gene encoding squalene synthase HpnC encodes MATDDLQLRDASAVLAKAADENFPVAPFFLPRAWRDDLMAVYGVVRLIDDIGDGDLAPGAGHARHLGLDADTDEPLPLLDAVEADLDKVFAGAEPGHPLVRALRPAAERGTLTAAPFLALIEANRQDQVITRYETYDDLVAYCALSANPIGRLVLAITGTETPERVRRSDAVCTGLQIVEHIQDVAEDLRRGRIYLPVEDMKRFHVSESDLALPTAGASVRALVAFEVERARGLLNEGTPLVGSVHGRLKLLLAGFVAGGRAATRAIVTAGYDVLPGPPKPTKPRLLRETGAVLRGEG; translated from the coding sequence ATGGCTACGGATGATCTCCAGCTCCGCGATGCTTCCGCCGTCCTCGCCAAGGCCGCGGACGAGAACTTTCCGGTCGCGCCCTTCTTCCTCCCCCGGGCCTGGCGCGACGACCTCATGGCCGTCTACGGCGTCGTCCGCCTCATCGACGACATCGGCGACGGCGACCTGGCCCCCGGCGCCGGCCACGCCCGCCACCTCGGGCTCGACGCCGACACGGACGAACCCCTGCCGCTCCTGGACGCCGTCGAGGCCGACCTGGACAAGGTCTTCGCCGGCGCCGAGCCCGGCCACCCGCTGGTGCGGGCGCTGCGCCCGGCCGCCGAACGCGGAACCCTGACGGCCGCCCCCTTCCTGGCCCTGATCGAGGCCAACCGCCAGGACCAGGTGATCACGCGCTACGAGACGTACGACGACCTCGTCGCGTACTGCGCGCTCTCCGCCAACCCCATCGGCCGCCTCGTCCTGGCCATCACGGGGACGGAGACCCCGGAGCGCGTCCGCCGCTCGGACGCTGTCTGCACCGGCCTGCAGATCGTCGAGCACATCCAGGACGTCGCCGAAGACCTGCGGCGCGGCCGCATCTACCTGCCTGTCGAGGACATGAAGCGGTTCCACGTGAGTGAGTCAGATCTGGCCCTGCCGACGGCGGGCGCATCGGTGCGCGCCCTGGTCGCATTCGAAGTGGAACGCGCCCGCGGCCTGCTGAATGAAGGCACCCCCCTGGTGGGTAGCGTCCACGGCAGGCTGAAGCTGCTGCTGGCCGGTTTCGTGGCAGGGGGGAGGGCGGCCACCCGGGCGATCGTCACCGCCGGGTACGACGTCCTGCCCGGGCCGCCCAAGCCGACCAAGCCGCGTCTGCTGCGCGAGACGGGTGCAGTACTGCGAGGAGAGGGGTGA
- the hpnD gene encoding presqualene diphosphate synthase HpnD: MSRAVESDQHVSASVLAAYSYCEAVTGSQARNFAYGIRLLPTPKRRAMSALYALSRRVDDIGDGELALDVKAQRLDDTRALVARIRAGEVHEDDTDPVAVALAHAAAHFPIPLEGLDELIDGVLKDVRGETYETWEDLKVYCRCVAGAIGRLSLGVFGTERGALHAERAPEYADTLGLALQLTNILRDVREDALDGRTYLPADDLAKFGCSAGFAGSEPPAGADFAGLVHFEVRRARALFAEGYRLLPMLDRRSGACVAAMAGIYRRLLDRIEREPEAVLRGRVSLPGREKAYVAVRGLSGLDARNVSRQTVRRRV; encoded by the coding sequence GTGAGCCGGGCCGTGGAGTCGGATCAGCACGTATCCGCGTCGGTGCTCGCCGCCTACAGCTACTGCGAGGCCGTGACCGGCAGCCAGGCGCGCAACTTCGCGTACGGCATCAGACTGCTGCCGACGCCCAAGCGCCGGGCGATGTCCGCGCTCTACGCCCTCTCCCGGCGGGTCGACGACATCGGCGACGGCGAGCTCGCCCTGGACGTCAAGGCGCAGCGGCTCGATGACACCCGCGCGCTGGTCGCCCGGATCCGCGCGGGCGAGGTGCACGAGGACGACACCGACCCCGTGGCGGTCGCCCTCGCCCACGCCGCCGCGCACTTCCCCATCCCGCTGGAAGGCCTCGACGAACTCATCGACGGCGTCCTGAAGGACGTACGTGGTGAGACGTACGAGACGTGGGAGGACCTCAAGGTCTACTGCCGCTGCGTCGCCGGGGCCATCGGGCGGCTCTCGCTCGGCGTGTTCGGCACGGAGCGGGGGGCGCTCCACGCCGAACGTGCGCCCGAGTACGCGGACACGCTCGGTCTCGCGCTCCAACTGACCAACATTCTCCGGGACGTTCGCGAGGACGCCCTGGACGGGCGGACCTATCTGCCCGCCGACGACCTCGCCAAGTTCGGCTGCTCCGCCGGGTTCGCGGGCTCCGAACCGCCCGCCGGAGCCGACTTCGCCGGCCTCGTCCACTTCGAGGTGCGCCGCGCGCGTGCCCTGTTCGCCGAGGGCTACCGCCTGCTGCCCATGCTGGACCGGCGCAGCGGCGCCTGCGTGGCCGCCATGGCCGGCATCTACCGACGTCTCCTCGACCGCATCGAGCGCGAGCCGGAGGCGGTCCTGCGCGGCCGCGTCTCGCTCCCCGGGCGCGAGAAGGCGTACGTCGCCGTGCGCGGACTGTCCGGTCTCGACGCGCGGAACGTGTCACGACAGACCGTCCGGAGGCGTGTGTGA
- the hpnE gene encoding hydroxysqualene dehydroxylase HpnE, which produces MQPEGLTEDAEGRSAGAAAVVVGGGLAGVTAALALADAGLRVTLLEGRPRLGGLAFSFRRGALTVDNGQHVYLRCCTAYRWFLDRIDGTHLAPVQERLDVPVLDADRNRLGRLRRTALPVPLHLAASLATYPHLSAVERAKVGRAALALKGLDPADPVLDGQNFGSWLARNGQSARAIEALWDLVGVATLNATAGDASLGLAAMVFKTGLLSEPGAADIGWSRVPLGDLHDTLARKALDAAGVRTELKARVTSISRTDNGGWRVEVPGGTIEAETVVLAVPQHETHDLLPDGALDQPDRLLDIDTAPILNIHVVYDRKVLKRPFFAAIGTPVQWVFDRTEASGLTEGQYLALSQSNARDEIDAPVAALRERYLPELERLLPAAHGAEVRDFFVTRERTATFAPTPGVGRLRPGARTKARGLYLAGAWTATGWPATMEGAVRSGISAAEAALSTLDRPRDHLFAFEEAAA; this is translated from the coding sequence ATGCAGCCCGAGGGGCTGACCGAGGACGCCGAAGGCCGCTCCGCAGGGGCGGCCGCCGTAGTGGTCGGCGGCGGCCTCGCGGGCGTCACCGCCGCACTCGCGCTCGCCGACGCGGGCCTGCGCGTGACGCTGCTCGAAGGACGGCCGCGGCTCGGCGGCCTCGCGTTCTCCTTCCGGCGCGGCGCCCTGACCGTCGACAACGGCCAGCACGTCTATCTGCGCTGCTGCACCGCCTACCGCTGGTTCCTCGACCGCATCGACGGCACACACCTCGCACCCGTGCAGGAACGTCTCGACGTGCCCGTCCTCGACGCCGACCGCAACCGGCTCGGGCGCCTCAGGCGCACCGCGCTCCCCGTGCCGCTGCACCTCGCGGCGAGCCTCGCCACCTACCCGCACCTGTCGGCCGTCGAGCGCGCCAAGGTGGGCCGCGCGGCGCTCGCCCTCAAGGGACTCGACCCGGCCGACCCCGTGCTCGACGGTCAGAACTTCGGCAGCTGGCTCGCCAGGAACGGTCAGTCCGCGCGCGCCATCGAGGCCCTCTGGGATCTCGTGGGCGTCGCGACGCTCAACGCCACCGCGGGCGACGCCTCGCTCGGGCTCGCCGCGATGGTGTTCAAGACCGGGCTGCTCTCCGAACCGGGCGCCGCCGACATCGGCTGGTCCCGGGTGCCCCTCGGTGATCTCCACGACACGCTGGCCCGCAAGGCGCTCGACGCCGCGGGAGTACGTACGGAACTAAAGGCACGCGTCACCTCCATCTCCCGTACGGACAACGGCGGTTGGCGCGTGGAGGTTCCCGGCGGGACCATCGAGGCGGAAACCGTCGTGCTCGCCGTGCCGCAGCACGAGACGCACGACCTCCTTCCCGACGGCGCCCTCGACCAGCCCGACCGGCTGCTCGACATCGACACCGCGCCGATCCTGAACATCCACGTCGTGTACGACAGGAAGGTCCTGAAGCGGCCCTTCTTCGCCGCCATCGGCACGCCGGTGCAGTGGGTCTTCGACCGGACCGAGGCCTCCGGACTGACCGAGGGGCAGTACCTGGCGCTCTCGCAGTCGAACGCGCGGGACGAGATCGACGCGCCCGTCGCCGCCCTGCGAGAGCGCTATCTGCCCGAGCTGGAGCGGCTGCTGCCAGCGGCCCACGGCGCCGAGGTACGGGACTTCTTCGTCACCCGCGAGCGCACGGCGACCTTCGCGCCCACCCCCGGTGTCGGCAGGCTCCGCCCCGGTGCCCGCACGAAGGCCCGCGGCCTGTACCTCGCGGGCGCGTGGACCGCCACCGGGTGGCCCGCGACCATGGAGGGCGCCGTACGCAGCGGCATCAGCGCGGCCGAAGCCGCCCTCTCCACCCTCGACCGCCCCCGTGATCACCTCTTCGCATTCGAGGAGGCGGCGGCGTGA
- a CDS encoding polyprenyl synthetase family protein — protein MKLDLLGSGPQRNSTGTRGETVPTVPSAEKTAADTVDVTSLLEQGRTLATPVLRAAVDRLAPPMDTVAAYHFGWIDAEGNPSDGDGGKAVRPALALLSAEAAGAPPEVGVPGAVAVELVHNFSLLHDDLMDGDEQRRHRDTVWKVHGPAQAILVGDALFALGNEILLELGTVEAGRATRRLITATRALIDGQAQDISYEHRDRVTVEECLEMEGKKTGALLACAVSIGAVLGGADDHTADTLEKYGYHLGLAFQAVDDLLGIWGDPEATGKQTWSDLRQRKKSLPVVAALAAGGPASERLGELLTADSKSSDFENFSEDEFAARAALIEEAGGREWTAKEARRQHAIAIEALDHVQMPDRIRAQLVALADFVVVRER, from the coding sequence GTGAAGCTCGACCTTCTGGGGTCAGGTCCCCAGCGAAACAGCACCGGAACAAGAGGAGAAACTGTGCCGACTGTGCCCTCGGCCGAGAAAACGGCTGCCGACACGGTGGACGTGACCTCACTGCTCGAGCAAGGAAGGACGCTGGCCACCCCGGTGCTGCGGGCCGCGGTGGACCGTCTCGCGCCGCCCATGGACACCGTGGCCGCCTACCACTTCGGCTGGATCGACGCGGAGGGCAACCCCTCCGACGGCGACGGCGGCAAGGCCGTGCGGCCCGCGCTCGCCCTGCTCTCCGCCGAGGCCGCGGGCGCGCCCCCCGAGGTCGGCGTCCCCGGCGCGGTCGCCGTCGAGCTCGTGCACAACTTCTCGCTGCTGCACGACGACCTGATGGACGGCGACGAGCAGCGCCGCCACCGCGACACCGTGTGGAAGGTGCACGGCCCCGCGCAGGCCATCCTCGTCGGCGACGCACTCTTCGCGCTCGGCAACGAGATCCTCCTCGAACTCGGCACCGTCGAGGCGGGCCGCGCCACCCGCCGCCTCATCACCGCCACCCGCGCCCTGATCGACGGCCAGGCCCAGGACATCAGCTACGAACACCGCGACCGGGTCACCGTCGAGGAGTGCCTGGAGATGGAGGGCAAGAAGACCGGCGCCCTCCTCGCCTGCGCGGTCTCCATCGGTGCCGTACTGGGCGGCGCGGACGACCACACCGCCGACACCCTGGAGAAGTACGGGTACCACCTCGGCCTCGCCTTCCAGGCCGTGGACGATCTGCTCGGCATCTGGGGCGACCCCGAGGCCACCGGCAAGCAGACGTGGAGCGATCTGCGCCAGCGCAAGAAGTCGCTGCCCGTGGTGGCCGCCCTGGCCGCGGGCGGTCCCGCGTCCGAGCGGCTCGGCGAGCTGCTCACCGCCGACTCCAAGAGCAGCGACTTCGAGAACTTCTCCGAGGACGAGTTCGCCGCGCGCGCCGCCCTCATCGAGGAGGCCGGCGGCCGCGAGTGGACCGCCAAGGAGGCAAGGCGCCAGCACGCCATCGCCATCGAGGCCCTGGACCACGTCCAGATGCCGGACCGTATCCGGGCGCAGCTCGTCGCGCTCGCCGACTTCGTCGTCGTACGAGAGAGATGA